GCGGAGTTGCAATCATACACGCACGTAAGTGAAACAAAAAATATTTATATACGTATCTTGTATTATCTGCAAATTTTCTGCTCCCTCTAGGATAACAAGTTCATAAACTCCATTTTAACGTGCTGTTTggattattttttctttttctgcagACGCCGGATCTACCGGATTATCTAATACCAAGACTAAAGATGCGATTCAAAGATGTAGAGAAAGCAAGGGAATTTTATAACAGATACGCCAGACACGCTGGTTTTGGAACCGGGAAGACGGGGGGAAATGACAACCACAAGTCTTTTGTTTGCGCCTTCCATGCGATACACACATCTTCTATTTTAGAGGCCAACAGGAAGCGAAACAAAACATTGCAGAGGACGGGCTGCAATGCAAGAATGAGGGTGAAGGTGCAGGAGGATGACACATGCGTGGCTGTGGACATTGAGTACAATCATAATCACAAACTCATGCAAACTGATGACATGCTGGTATTTTTGCACTCACACAAGAATTATGACCCCACTATTTTGGAGTACGTAAAGCTCCTGCAGTACCATGATGTCAAGCACACAACAATCATGTCCATGCTATCTGAAAATGAAGATGGAAGCTACTTCCTAAGCATGACTGGACGAGACCTACTAAACCAGTAAGTATTCAAACACCCACATACTGCAATGTAAAATAGCATCCTAGCTCACAACCCTTTGCTAGCAAAAAATAACAAATGCATGTTTGCATGTGATTTGCTGGAAAGCCATGAATGCAAGGAAAGATGATTTGGATGATGTATTGAAACTTGTTTCATTCTTCAAAGACATGAAGACAATAAATGATGAGTTTTTCTATGACATCCAAGTGTACAAGGACAAGTCAATTAAAAACATTTTCTGGTCCAATGCAAGCTGCCGAGGAGCCTATCAAGACTTTGGCGATTGCATAACATTTGACACAACTTACAAGACCAACAGATTTCATATGCCTCTGGGAGTGTTTGTTGGAACAAACCATCACTTGCAGTCAACGATATTTGCTGTTGCCTTGATAAGAGACGAAGATGCAAAGTCATTCAAGTGGCTGTTCGATACATTTGTACGGTGCATGAACAACAAGCACCCAACTTGCATTCTAACAGATGAGTCAAAAAAAACTCTTCAAGTTTCATCATCTTTTCTGTCTATGGGTCTGTGTTGGGTACATTGGTTTTGTCTGAAAAAAATGTAAAGAATGCAGTTCAACCACTGTTAGCACAGAAGTCCAACTAGCAGTACAAGAAAGCAAAATTATCTATCACATGTGTAGAACAAAATTAGTTATGAATGTGAAGTTCAAATACATGTATCATAGAAGTTCGAGGATAAAGCTGTAAGATAAATATATGTAGCATGTTCAGAAAAATATAGTTATTTATGTGAAGTTCAAGCACTACTACCACAGAAGTTCAACAATAATGCTTTAAGAAAAATTTTGAGTGTGACACTACTAGTTTGTCCTACTACTAACTGTGAAGTTCAAGCACTGGTACCACAAAAGTTCAGCAACACTGCTGTAAAGAAAAAATACATGTGACATTCTTAGATACCATTCTGCTAGATGTGAAGTTCAAGTACTTGTACAACATAAGTTCACCATCAGTACAAAAAAGAATCAAGTTTcatttttttaattcatgaaGACCAATGCCCATCGATGGCGAAAGCTATACCACAATCATTTCCAAACACCGTCCACAAGCTATGCCATTGGCACATCATGAAGAAGTACAGGGAATACCTCGCGTTGCTGTACAAAAAGTATAAAACATTCAAAGAGGAGTTCACAGCTATATTAAACTGGCCGCTGATGCCAACGGAGTTTGAAGATGCTTGGGCTGAACTCGTGCACAAGTACAACCTGGAGAACGACCAGATGATGATGCAGCTCTGGAGTGATAGGAAGATGTGGATTTCAGCATATTACAAGAACATTTTCTCTGCTAGAATGACCTCCACACAACGAAGCGAGAGCATGAACCACGTGCTAAAGAAAGGGTTTGTCAAGGGGACCCAGAGCCTACACAAGTTTGCTAGGCGGGTCAATGCTTGCATACAAACTCGGATGCAGAAGGAGAACGAGCAAACAATGACCAGCATGGTATGATGACAAGTACAAAAGACCCCCATCATGTTCTGTTTACCTTCAACATGTGCACTttgaatttaaaaaaatgaaacccATGACTCTGCTTCGACTATTATCTCACTTTTTGACATGTGCAGACCAATCCTGTGACAAAAACAACTTACGGATACGAGGAAGACATGTCTATCAAGTACACGAGAGCCGTGTACACCGAGATGAGGAATAGGATGAGAAAGGCCACGCTATTTCGCGTAAAGTGTACAGCGGAGCCCACGAAGTACCTTGCGTACTACCACAACAAGCCTGACCATGATGATGAAGAAAGATTTTCCTGGTCAAAGCATGAATTCCAGGTTGTAGCTGACCCGGAGAATGAAATATACGAGTGTGAATGCAAGCTCTGGACACACACAGGTGAGCGAAAAAACAAACTCATTAAATAGCTAAACTAGTAGTATCATATCAAAACTTATGAAACTCATTGCTGGCTCACAAACTATGTATACTGCATTCATCACAAAATGCAGGTCTGTTCTGCCTTCACATCATAAACATACCGGACTACCTCAAGCCTGACAAATTTCCAAACAAGTATATCCTCAAACGGTACACAAAGACTGCAAAATCACAACCAACCTTTGATACAAGGGACTACAACACAACCGCATCGGATGGCAGCTCAAGGCTATCGAAGCAAGACATCTTGCTGCAGCTGaatttgatggttaacaagaaaGCGATGAGATGTGACCAGCAATATGACAGAGCCTACTATGTTCTCAAGAGGCTCATGGAAGAGCTTGATGCAATACATTCAGCAAATCAAGTGGATGCTAACGAAAGGATGGCTGAAGAGGACGCTGAAATTGAAGATGACCTTCATTATTATGCAGCTGAAATGCTCAACGCCGCCACTGAAGCCAACCAGCAAGCAGGGTGATGGCCAATCAATGGAGCAGCGACAGCAAGAGACGATGAAACTGCCGCTGTATTCTGAAACAAAGGGTAGGAAGAAAATTGCTGCAGCAAAGAAAAGTGACAAGAGAGCTCAAATAAAGGCACCACCTGCAGGAAGAGTCGTCGTGCTTGATGAGAACGGAGTGCCACTTGGACACAGGAAATGTAGTGTGTGCAACCAGGTTGCAGGACACAACAAGCTGACCTTTACAACACTCTTGGAAAGAAACAATGCTGAGGAGGTCAAGCAACCCAAATCTCAAAAACAACAGCCCAAAGTTATGGAACAGAAGAAGGGACCACACCCAAAGAAAGCAAGCAGCAGACTTTGTAGCATATGCAAGGAGTATGAACCACATAATGCAAGAACATGCCCGAAGCGCGCAGATGCTGAAAAGACAAGCAAAAAGACAGAGAAGAAACATAAAGCAAAACCCAGAGCCATCAACAAGAAAGTGGTGGAAGATGAAGACGAAGACGAAGATGAAGACGCCGtcgaagaagaggaagacgaagaggaagaggacgacgaagaggaagaagaagacgacgatgaagaggaagaggacgatgaagaggaagaggacgatgaagaggaagaggtacATGTCAAGCAAAAACCTCTACCACCAAAGCCTAGGAGGAGCGCAAGGCTGATGAACAGTTATAATAGGTCAATTAACACAATGCAAACTTATGTCATGTCAATGTGCAGAATATTATGTCATCCCCTGGTAATATACACTGTGAAGTTCAAGTAATATTACTGCAGAAGTCTTGGTATGTTATGAGAGGAAGTGATGTGCTGGTGATGTATTACATGAAAGTCCAAGCAGTAATAAATTGAAAAATATACACTGTGAAGTTCAAGTAATATTACTGCAGAAGTCCTCATATGTTATGAGAGGAAGTGATGTGCTGgtgatgtattgcatgaaagtgcAAGCAGTAATAAATTGAAAAATATACACTATGAAGTTCAAGTAATATTACTGTAGAAGTCTTGGTATGTTATGAGAGGAAGTGATGTGTTGgtgatgtattgcatgaaagtgcAAGCAAGAACAAAAATGAAAAACATACATTGTGAAGTTCAAGTAAGATTACAGTGGAAGTTCTGGTATATTATGGCAGGAGGTGCTCGTGTTGTATTCCATAAAAGAGCAACCAGCAAATAATCATACAGTTTTGAAGTTCAGGTCAGCTTACAAAAGAAGTTCTGGTATATAAAATTGATGTAGGAAAAAATATGCTTAAAAAATAAAGTTTCACCGCATAAACTAAGGTTAGCAAGCCTAAGACAACGCGTTCAAATGTGAAGTTCTGCTTGGATACATGCAGAAGTTCATGTACAATGCCGACAAAAGATAAAGAAACGTCAACAATATTTCTGCACAAAGTTACAGCTGAAATATATTCGCACttgaaaaaacacaaaaaaacaaATATAGATTCTATGCAAAAGCATACATATTGGTTTGGTTGAAAATTACCAATACATTACACAACACAGAATATCCTCTCCATCTGAAACCAGCATCCCAGCCACATCTCAAAGCAGAAGTTCAAGTCTACGATCATATGTTGGGGCCCAAAAATAAACAACACAAAAAAATCAAGCAGTTCAACCATAACCGAGGGAGAAGTTCAGGTACATCTGTTGGGGCAAAAACATTCAACACATGGATACTGAAAACGACGCAGTACATTGAAATTCACAAAGCCAAATCATTCTTCACACCAAATACATTTGTCCACAATATCATAAGTAATAGTGCTGCACCTATAGATACACAAATCACTAAAACATTCTTACAACCAAATCTTTACGGAATTGTTCCAATCATTATCAAACCTAAAAATCTATACGAAATCAAATCTACAATGAAAGTAATGCTTCGAATTCACGGGCCAAAGGACTGGATCTCTTTAGGGAGCTCTGAACGCATGACTTCATTGTTCTCGCTAAAAATCAGAGTGTGCATGAACTCAGCCTTCCAGTCATCTGCAGCAGCCTGCAAACAAAGAAAATGAAACGATGGTTTAGTAACGGATATCTAAAATCACAGCAGGAGCGTCTCAGCAAAAACACACAAGAAAAATTAAAGGATGATGAGACAAGAACAAAGACAAAACATACTTCCACATCACCAAAATCTTCAACAATCTCATCGCCATCATATGAACAGCAGAACTTCACGGCAAAGAAACCACACTCATTATTCTTCTGCTTCGAAACATCGATAAGGTTGGCCTCTTTGCAATAGTCACCCAGTTAGGCTGCTTGCTCGCTTTGTACGCAGCCTTGCCGTACACCTCCTCGAGCAACCCAACAAATCTCTTGATCTACCAGAAATAACAAAATTAGATGAAGTCAAAAACATGTTAACCAAAATAGCTAAGTTCAGGTACATAAAAAAGCGACACTTGCATAAGATCCACCTAAACAAATAGCAGAAGTTCAACTTCCAAATGATACTCAGTTCAAGCAGTATTACCAAAATAGAGACAACAACATATTTTGTCTACACAAGGCATAATAAACTTCGTGTCAAACAAGAGAATGTGAAAGGAGGTTCAGGCTAAGAAACACTCATGATATTTTGACAGTCCCCGTGGAAACTCGTTCGCGACGTTTCCATATTAGCGTAAGGAAGTGAATCAAGGATGTCAATGCTCCCACGATATCTATTCACCACGTACACATTGTAGTGCGCCATTGTGCCAACTGGCTTGAATAGAATCAAGAAAACCTGCCAAGAATGAAAGGACCGGTGAACACAAACTATAAAAGCATATGTACTGAAGAACCGGCATGAACAAAAACTTCTTGACAAACTCAGCAAAAGGATGCACATGAAATTAAAAAAAGCAAGAGTTGTGAAAACCTAACCAGCTTTGCGTTAAGAAGGTCTTCTTCCTTGCGAACAAACATTGGGAGGAGACCAGCAGATTTTTTTGCATCAAACTTTGGAACTGTTGCAGCGTAGAAATCATACTCCAGGAAGTACTGTGCATTCACAAAAACACAATTAAAACACCTCCCAAATGCCACTACAACAAAACTAAGGCAAAAAAAATGGAGATAGGGGTGCAAAGAACTAAAACCTGTATGAAGTAGGGACTAAGTACAACCCTGTCAGCACTAGTGAATATCTCAGAGGTCTCCGGCTTATCCTTCCACAAATTTATGAGATAATCCATTATGTCCCCTTCCATCTGCTGCCCTTCACCGAAAAGCGTATAAAGGACATGTCCTGTGAGGTCAATCACATTCGCAGGGATGGTAAACATGCAGTAGCTTATCCTGCAGAATACAAAAGGATGGTAAAAAATATATTAGAAGTTCAGACACAACAACAAAACAGAAGTTCAGATACTATAACTCAAAAGGCAAGAGCAGACATAAAACAGATGTTCAGATACTACAACAACGACAGTTCAGACAATACAACAACAAAAGTTCAGACACTATAACTCCAAGGCAAGGGAGAAATGAACAGAAGCCCACATACTACAACAACAGAAGTTTCAGACACAGAGTAGCATCTCTAGCAGGAACAAAGTTAAGAAGAAGAAAACTCACTCAGAATACTTCTCCAGACCGTCTTTACTCAGCACATACTGTTTCAACTTCCGGGCCTCGGATAGATGAGGGTAACTGTATTTTTTCAGGGGAGCGACAGGAGAACGCCACTTCAAAGGCAATCTTGATGCTCTCTTGGAGGAAGTTATGCTCCCAGACTCAACTGCCGGTTTCCTCCTGGTGATGATAGCATTCTTCCCACCTCTACTAGCAACAGTACCAGCAGCACATTTAACATTCTTCGGGTAAGCAATCTTCTCAAAATCATCATCGGACGAAATCACTTCTGCTTCGGCTGCTTCGACTGCATTAGCCTTCCTGTAGCAAGGGGTTTTTGGAGTACCACGAATACCACCAGCCTGCTTCCCCAACTTGGAAGAAATAAGGGTCCGAGGTCTATCATCTTCTATCGGAGCTGTACTCATCGGTTCCTCCCTAGGCTGCTATTCCTGTGACCCGAGGAATGAGTAGTGGTAATCGGTCAACTCCAACGGATCCACTAtcaaagaaaaaaaggaagagaaAACATCACCATTAAATACAACTGAAGTTCAGGAACAACACAATGTGCAGTCCAACTAATAAAGATGACATGGTTATTACTCAAGCTGACCTAAAAAAATTAGTTGCAGTAAAAAACTAAATGAACTTCAGGCACAACCAAAGGCACAGTTCAAGATAAACCAATGAACTGGAAATCATTCAACTACAGCTAACAAACCATAGAAAGGCATCATCTCTGAAGTTCAATTAGAAATAAAATGCTCATGTCCATTTAAGCAATGGAAGGACAGAAATTACTAAAACAAAACACACAAGCAAAATTAAAAAGATAGAAATGAAGTTCATGTACAAAGAAAATGCTGCTCTCCTTCCGAAACCAGCAGCCCAGCCAGATCTCAAGCAGAAGTCCATGTTCAGAGAAAAATATGAAGTTCAGGTAGAATAAAAGATATAGTGGAGGTAAGCAGTCCAAGTTCCAAATACTTACATGTGTAGTAGCCAAACAGAGCTTGGAAGTCTGTCTCAAACAGGTTAGAAGAAGCGATTGAGTACAACCACGTCTTCCTGATATTCGCGATATTCTCACGGGAATAATTTGCAAGAACCCCGTCATGATACAAATTAACATTCGTAAGCATGAAGAATCCGCAGTCGATACTGCCATCAAACGCAGTAAAAGAATAGTGTTAGAACAGAAAAAGAGAGCCAACGAATTAAAAACATCGCAGCTTAAGTACAACTACAGTTAAATGGATGTGATAAAGAGAAAAAGTGGAACTCATACTTGTTTTGCTGCTGGGGGACATCAATCCAATCCAGAGGGAAATGGTCGATGGTAAGAGGACTGAAGGGTGTCTCCCTGTCGTTGTTGGCATCCTTCCAAAGCCTCTTGATGTTGTCGGTCATTCGCCGAAACAGGCGTACCGCACATTCATCTTCTGATCCATAATAGGATTCGAGAAGCTGGAACCTTGAATACTTCAGGTCAAGAAATATTGAAACCCAATGACCAACACCACCCATGGAAGCAGGGATCTCAGGCGGGTCAAAAGTGGGGAAAACAACCTGAAGCATCATAAACACACGAATAATTAAAAACTGAGAATTAATATCAAATGGTACatagaaaaataaaacaaatatTAACACAGTGGATCGCACTGCAAAACTAATACAGAGGCAAAGAACAAGATATTGCATACCGAATCATGTGCATCCATGCTATCTGGACCACTCGCCATGAAGTACTTCCTCACACGGGAATCAAATTGACCTCTGAAAATCTTGTCCTAAAATAATGCAGACAACACCAACATatgaaaaaaatacaaaaatgagACAAACAAGTTTTAACTAAAATGGTAAGGaacaaaacagaaaagaaataactGTATGGTTGACTTACACAAACCCAATACGGCAGGATGAGTTTATCCGATCCCTGGTACTTCGCACGTAGACAGTAGAGTGCACACTCAGCCACATTAGATCGAAGCATTCCACGATGACCAAAAGATATTGCAACTTCTTCGACAGAAGCTTCACACTCCTTGTTTTGGAACATAATCATTGATCTAAAACAAGCGAATAGAACGTAAAACAAGTTCAGCAGCAGGAACTCAGGAAGTTCATAACACATGTTAGCACAGAAGTTCAGCTATATCACAACAGGCAGTACAGTACAAAAGAGGCCACAAGTTCAGCACCAGAGAAGTAAAATAAGAAGTTCAGGTACATAGAGTTGAGAAGTTCAGGTATGAAACCACATGCAGTTCACAGGGGGTACATGGATGATGTAAATATTGAGCAGCTGCACTCACCTCTTGGAACGACCATTCTTAAGCCTAGTTACACTGTAATAAAAGTCATCGACCTTCTTTTGGACGACAGCAAGGTCGCTATCTGCTCACCAAAAAGAAATAGCAATTAAGAGCAACACTCAAGCACATAGATTAACAACAGTTTCAATTAAGACCAACATTCAAGCATAAACATTCAAAACATAAGCACATCTCAGCTGCTACATCAGAAAAGATAAAACAACAGCATCATAGACATCACAACCCATTCATTACAAACCTCCACCCACATAGAAAACAGGTTCACTTAACATTCTTTACAACCCACACGACAAACAACAAAACCAGAAGTTCAACTTAGACCACACAGGCAGTTCACAGGGGATATCATGGACTAAACCAAACAACAAAAAGGGAAGGGGATGGGGAAAGAAGAGATAAGCATTCTCCTCTCTTCATGGATCCTTGCCTAGACCAGTGGCAACACTGGAATGATCAACCTCCTCTCCATAGCTATCGCTTTCGGTATCTTCATCGTTGTCTCCAGTAGACGTTGCAGCGTCGTCGGGAAGGACACCAGCAGCAGCTGGAGCAACTGGAGAATCTGAAACAAGAAAAAACTTTTGGTTGTGCCTGTACAGCATCAACATCAACTGATGGCTCTGCTGCAGGAGACTTCTCCGGGCTTGCAGCAACACTACCACCAGTTTCAACAGCAGACTCAACATGATCTTTCTCCAAAATGATGTCTCCAGTTGTCTTGCCCCACTCAGCATCAGAAACCTCAGCGCCAATGGACGACTGAGGTTCAGTCAGGTCCACCCCGTCGGAGCAGCCGGTGCCTGAGATGGACATGTCTGCAACCTTCTCTGGAGGAACACTAACATCATCATTTGGCTGCTGCAAAAAGAAACATAAAGTCATTACAAAGGGCTGACTGAACCTCATGCACAGGGGCAGCAAGTCCGTCTCAGGGGCAACAAGACAAATGGACAAGAAAAATGGTACCTTATTTTCACTGCATGAACCTCATCAACTATTACGCCACTAGCGGGAGCAGGTTCATGCACAGGGGCAGCCTCATGCACAGGAGCAGCTTCATGCGCAGGTAAAATCCTGCTCAACCCTAGCATCATCATCAATAGCCTACAAAAAAATCATGTAGAAAACAAATACCTAATCAGCAGAAGTTCATATTGCATAATCAGAGAAGGTCAGCTATCACAACTGACACATAATGGAAGTCCAAATACAGTAAATATAGCAGGTCAGATATCAAACTATTCTAAGATACAAAAGGGAACAAAAAGGGCCAGTCATCGAAGTCATGGAAGTTCAGGTGCTTTAGCAGTTGAAGTTCAGGTTATGTAAACAGAGAAGGTCACCTAGAAATACTAGTGCTAAAAAGAAACAGTTTACGACACATGAAATCAATAACGGTTGCCTATGACTACAAACAGTAATAACTGAAAGCTAACATTGAACATTAGTGCAAAGAAATATCAATAGCCAACATAAACAAACCTCTTTGGTATGCTCCACGTGGCCTCCTTCACGACCCGAACGAACAGAATCCTGCCTCTGAATCTGTCTCACAACAACACTTGCCTCATCTTCAAAAGGCTTGCAACGAGCATCCTACATTTCCTTGAACAGCCCAACGCTAGTCCGGAGGTGGGAAGTGCTCTGACGAAGCTCTTCAAGAAATCTAGCTTCAATAGATAAGGCCTCCTTCGAAGACTCAGCATCAAAACCGTGTCCGGGAGGAAGAATCCCATCAACGCGACTAAGACGCTCAGCAGTTGAAGGAACACGAGCCAACTCCCCACAAACAGTTTCAAGAAGACTGTCAATCCTAACCAGAGAAACATTGGCAGCTTCAAGCAAATTCTCAGAAGAAACACCACCTGCAACACTCACACGGGCAGAAGAACCTCCTGGATCTACAGGGGGGCACCGGTATTAACATCCCAGGAGAATTCAAATCTTGGGGAAGTTCCACTCCCTAGGCCGGCAGAATGAGGCATAGTTAGAACAGGACATTCAATAACCCTAAAGAACACAACCTCAGCCTGTGTCTTCCACTGCATACAAAAGCAAAAGTCAACGCGTCAGAAAACAAATGAAGGAACATGGGAACAAAAAATATACAAGACAATACCAGAAGTTCAAGTTAAACTACACAGGAAAGAATAATGCATAGAAACACTCACAGGCAGTCTCCCAAACACCCAGTTGGCTGGGTCATCATCACGCTTCGTGACCAAGTCAGCCGCAGCAAGCTCAAGAAGCTTGGCCTGATCCATGAAATTGATGCGAGGGGTCCTCAAGTCAATATTAGGCGTCTTGCCAATGATAAGGCAGTCCAGATACATAAGAAGCGGTGCGATGGCACAACCTGTGATAGCTTTTCCTCTGCTAGTACCTTGCTGATACCTAACAACAGCACTCCGAATATCGTCAACAACCAACTGGCAGTAGTCCATGCCTGCCATATCCTCAAACACAAGGTTCTCGGCCATTGCTGCCTCCCTGGACACTCGTGTAGACGTTCCAGGGATAACCACCTTCATGAAAACAATAAGGTAAAACACCTGCAGAGCAAGATCATCCTTCGTCTCATCCTTCACAAGTTCAGCGAGGATATTCCGCAAATCCTTTGTCTTGATGTCATCACTCCTAGCATACCCAAGCTTGCCCTTCAACCTCATAACAGCATCTCGAAACCATCATTCGAGGGCCTAGGGGGGTTACGATTACCTTGAGGGAACCCAAAGAGATGGTGAATAGCATCACTTGTAATACGTATAACCTTATTCGCCGCACCCATGTCCAAAATCATGGTTGAAGGGTCAATCCTCGTGTAGATGTTGCCCATCAAAGGACGAGAAATGTTGGAATCAACCTTCAAGTCAAACACACAACCAAAACCAGCCTTGATAACCCTCGTCTTGTGCCTAGCTTGTAGCATTTTCGCACACGTCTTGACCTCTCCTAGTGAGCAGCGAACCGTCTTGTTAAAACATTTAGCCTCACCTCCTCCTTGGCCACCTTCTTCGTGCGCTttgcctcctctcttcctcctctcaGGCTGCTCCACAAGCTGATACTGAAAAAAATACATTGACAAGGAAAAAAGGCAGAACAATGAGACACACAAGCTTCACCAAAATTCCACTAATGCCTACATACGCACTACATTTAAGAAGTCCAACTATGTTTACATAGGCAGTACAACCATGTATGACCAGAAGTAAATATGCTTTCAAATTGTTGGAAATTTACAAAGCAGAAGTTCAACCATGTATACCAAGGCAGTAATCAAACATGTATCTCAGAAGTCCAACTATGTCTACATAGGCAGTACAACCATGTATGACCACAAGTTAACATGCTTtcaaaaatgttggaaatttaAAAAGCAGAAGTTCAACCATGTACACTAAGGCAGTAATCAAACATGTATACCAACAAGTTAAGCTAATTTCTTCATGTATATACCCAGAAGTCCAACTATGTACACAAAGGCAGTAATACCATAAAATCAAAGCACATCGGCTAATTTATTCGTCTATATGGAGCAGAAGGTCAGCTATGTACGCCAAGGCAGTGCTAAAAACAATAAAACTACAGCAATAGCGACAAATGCTCtaaaaaacagtaaacatgagaCATTCATACCTGATTAGCGgcaacatcatcatcgtcgtcgtcctGATCATCAGCATTGAAATCAGCATCATCCTTGTCCTCTGGATTAACACGAAAACGCTTCTTCACACCCTTGTTGACCTTTGCAGGTGGAACCTTGCGCTTCACGCCGCATTTCTTCCCCTTACCAGATGCACCAGCACCAAGCGGAGAAGTTGTAGGCGCGGCAGTGGCAAGCACACGAGGACTACGGCGTGGCGTACCACCAAGGCCTAGCCCTTCATCTTCAACAACTTCTGCAGGCCTTGAAACACGTGGGCTCCTCCGAGGAGTAACTTCACCAACTACTAACTTCCTCGCAGCGGTCTTCTTGATTTTCTTCTTAATAGGGACAACCGTGCCATCACTGCCACACGACACGTCTTCCTCAACAGTGAGCTCAGCCGCATGAACAGATCCAGGAACATCAGAACCTTTCTCAAGGCGGGCCGCCCTCTTCTTGTCAAAATCTTCTTGCTTCTTCCTCTTACGTTGGTCCTCCAGGAAAAGCTGAAGAGGCACATCCTCGGGTTGCGTGACAGGTTCAGTGCCATCAATAGACTGCGACCGCGTCTCTGACATCTGAAGAGAGCACAAAGGATCCGGAACGGAATCACAACCTTTGACTGACGGAGCCCCCtcctcagcagcagcaggggtTTCTGATAAACCCAACTCAGATAAAACATCGTTGATGGTGTTCACAGCTTCCTCCTTTGTGGACACATCTGCAAAGAACACAAAAAATcgaagcaaaaaataaaaaaagtgaggaacaaaaacaaaaacaaccGACATGAACAAGCTAAAAAACATGGCTCAAAACTTTAAAATGAAAAGAAAAGGGGTTTCACATACTAG
The sequence above is a segment of the Aegilops tauschii subsp. strangulata cultivar AL8/78 chromosome 6, Aet v6.0, whole genome shotgun sequence genome. Coding sequences within it:
- the LOC109736935 gene encoding protein FAR1-RELATED SEQUENCE 5-like, whose product is MAKAIPQSFPNTVHKLCHWHIMKKYREYLALLYKKYKTFKEEFTAILNWPLMPTEFEDAWAELVHKYNLENDQMMMQLWSDRKMWISAYYKNIFSARMTSTQRSESMNHVLKKGFVKGTQSLHKFARRVNACIQTRMQKENEQTMTSMTNPVTKTTYGYEEDMSIKYTRAVYTEMRNRMRKATLFRVKCTAEPTKYLAYYHNKPDHDDEERFSWSKHEFQVVADPENEIYECECKLWTHTGLFCLHIINIPDYLKPDKFPNKYILKRYTKTAKSQPTFDTRDYNTTASDGSSRLSKQDILLQLNLMVNKKAMRCDQQYDRAYYVLKRLMEELDAIHSANQVDANERMAEEDAEIEDDLHYYAAEMLNAATEANQQAG